The following coding sequences lie in one Silene latifolia isolate original U9 population chromosome 5, ASM4854445v1, whole genome shotgun sequence genomic window:
- the LOC141656614 gene encoding pentatricopeptide repeat-containing protein At2g13600-like, whose product MARNVVVKQIVENQYLPNSSAFAKLLDWCIQSNSVRHGRCVHAKIVKSRFDSEVFIQNRLVDMYGKCGFLDGARKVFDKMPQRNIFSFNTILSGLTRWGFVDEAEEVFEAIPGDERDQCSWNSMVSGFAQCDRFEEAVEYFVRMHREGFVLNQYSFGSVVSACAGLVDLEMGTQVHGAMAKTPCLLDVYMGSALVDMYAKCGQVVLARKAFDGMDYRNRVTWNSLITCYEQNGPVSEAIKVFSSMIMCHRVYPDEITLASVVSACATLAAIREGRQIHGLVVKNDKFRNDLILGNALVDMYAKNGRIKEATLVFQNMPCRNVVSETTMVSGFAKAASVDAANLLFTNMIDKNVVSWNALMAGYTQNGENEKALALFRQLKKESVWPTHFTFGNLLNACANLADLNLGMQSHAHLLKHGPCFHSGQDSEIFVGNALIDMYMKCGSVDDALGVFRNMVDRDHVSWNAMIVGYAQNGYGIEALKMFKKMLLMSGENPDHISMLGVLCACSHSGLVKEGRYYFRSMIKLHGLEPWKDHYTCMVDILGRAACFDEAKDLIESMPIPPDTVVWASLLSACKIHQNIEMGKYVAERLLEIDPSNSGPYVLLSNMYAELGRWKDVNEVRKLMVKRGVVKQPGCSWIEIQSRVHVFMVRDKSHPQTNDIYSILKILTKQIKLVKSVPIIGGYEIDDEEEMIESEGYLPYCL is encoded by the coding sequence ATGGCAAGAAATGTGGTGGTTAAGCAAATTGTTGAAAACCAATATCTCCCAAATTCATCAGCATTTGCCAAATTATTGGATTGGTGCATTCAATCAAACTCTGTTCGCCATGGTCGTTGTGTCCATGCTAAAATCGTTAAATCCCGGTTTGACTCGGAGGTTTTTATCCAGAATCGTCTGGTTGATATGTATGGGAAATGTGGGTTCTTGGATGGTGCACGTAAGGTGTTTGATAAAATGCCGCAAAGAAACATCTTTAGTTTCAATACAATTTTGAGTGGTTTGACGAGGTGGGGTTTTGTAGATGAAGCTGAAGAGGTTTTTGAGGCGATACCCGGGGATGAGCGTGATCAGTGTTCGTGGAATTCGATGGTGTCTGGGTTTGCTCAGTGTGATAGGTTTGAGGAGGCGGTTGAGTATTTTGTGAGGATGCATAGAGAGGGATTTGTGCTGAATCAGTACTCGTTTGGGAGTGTTGTTAGTGCTTGTGCTGGGTTAGTTGATCTGGAGATGGGTACTCAAGTTCATGGCGCAATGGCTAAGACGCCTTGTTTGTTGGATGTGTATATGGGGTCTGCTCTTGTCGACATGTATGCTAAATGTGGTCAAGTGGTATTGGCTAGGAAGGCTTTTGATGGGATGGATTATAGAAATAGAGTGACCTGGAATAGTTTGATAACGTGTTACGAGCAGAATGGCCCTGTGAGCGAAGCTATTAAGGTGTTTTCAAGTATGATCATGTGTCATAGGGTTTACCCTGATGAGATTACACTAGCTAGTGTGGTTAGTGCTTGCGCAACCTTAGCAGCAATTAGAGAAGGTAGACAAATTCATGGTTTGGTTGTGAAAAACGACAAATTTAGGAACGATCTGATTTTAGGTAATGCATTAGTTGATATGTATGCGAAAAACGGTAGAATCAAGGAAGCTACTTTGGTCTTCCAAAATATGCCTTGTAGGAATGTCGTGTCTGAGACTACTATGGTTAGTGGTTTTGCAAAAGCAGCAAGTGTAGATGCTGCTAACTTATTGTTTACAAATATGATTGATAAGAATGTAGTATCCTGGAATGCACTTATGGCAGGTTACACACAAAATGGAGAAAACGAGAAGGCACTCGCTCTTTTTCGACAATTAAAGAAAGAATCTGTTTGGCCTACTCATTTTACTTTTGGTAATCTTCTCAACGCTTGTGCCAATCTGGCTGATTTGAATCTTGGCATGCAATCACATGCTCACTTGTTAAAACATGGACCATGCTTTCATTCAGGGCAAGATTCTGAAATCTTTGTAGGGAATGCTCTGATAGATATGTATATGAAATGTGGGTCGGTTGATGATGCATTAGGGGTTTTCCGGAACATGGTGGATCGAGATCATGTTTCTTGGAATGCAATGATagtaggttatgctcaaaatggATATGGGATTGAAGCTCTTAAGATGTTTAAGAAAATGTTGTTGATGTCCGGTGAAAACCCCGACCACATATCAATGCTTGGTGTGCTATGTGCTTGTAGTCATTCTGGTCTAGTGAAAGAGGGTCGTTACTATTTCCGCTCAATGATTAAGTTACATGGTCTTGAACCATGGAAGGACCATTATACGTGTATGGTTGATATACTTGGTCGAGCGGCTTGCTTTGATGAAGCAAAAGATTTGATTGAGAGTATGCCAATCCCGCCTGACACTGTTGTATGGGCTTCTTTGCTATCGGCCTGTAAAATTCATCAGAATATCGAAATGGGAAAGTATGTCGCAGAGAGGCTATTGGAAATTGATCCTAGTAATTCGGGTCCTTATGTTCTTCTATCTAACATGTATGCAGAACTTGGAAGGTGGAAAGATGTTAATGAGGTTCGTAAACTTATGGTGAAAAGGGGAGTTGTTAAGCAGCCGGGGTGCAGTTGGATTGAGATACAGAGCCGTGTACACGTCTTTATGGTTAGGGATAAAAGTCACCCCCAGACAAATGATATCTATTCCATCCTCAAGATTCTTACTAAGCAAATTAAGCTGGTTAAATCTGTTCCTATTATTGGTGGTTATGAGATTGATGACGAGGAAGAGATGATCGAATCGGAAGGTTATTTGCCTTACTGTTTGTAG